The stretch of DNA atatatattttcatgatcGATCACCTTTTACTGCAAGCGGGCTAGCTAGCCACAAGGCATATGATTCTCCTGTCATACATCTGGCGCCTTTGTTATTCTCTGCTGCAAAAGCCTGCTGCTATATCGATCTATATAAAGGTCGATGGTCACAAATGGGTTAGGAAGGGAGGGAGAACAGCATATGGAACTTATTCTGCTTgctttcatatataaaaaagttggctttatatatgtatatgtgtgtgtatatatgtatattgattagttagtttagggttgatttgAGAGAAgataatcaaaagaaaagggCCCAATACAATACCCAATACATTTACAACGTCCACATGGAATTCGCTTTCATCACCagcttatatgtatatatatatatacataaccaAGACTCGGGCAGGCTGCCTGGCTGgctatgcctatatatatatatatatatatattaacaccAAGCCTCCAAACCAAAGCACacttctctccctctccaaaCACATTTCCTTTTGCAAAATGTCTTCTTCCACTTACCAATCGGGCAGTGATCGTCAAATACTTCTGACGATGCTTATTCTATTTGCCGGCTTAGCTACAGTTCCGGCAAATGCTGCTTCTCCGGTGAAGAAGATTGATGAGCCCAACGCCGGCGTGAAGTGCGGCGCCTGCCCATGCGTAAATCCATGCAACCAGCAACAGCCGCCACCGCCGCCTCCGAGCTTTCCGTCCTCGCAATACTGCGCTCCAACTCCGCCGATGGCGATGACGCCGCCGCCGCCGAGGTTTGTTTACTTTACGGATCCAAGGGGGTATTTGTATCAAAGAGATCCATTTGATCTGCCTATCTACTCTTCCGCAGATTGGAATCTTGCGAGTCCACCGGTTTTGGTGGGATTTGGATTCTTACAGCTACTGCTGGCGGCGCTTTGGTAACTGCATTAATGTAATGTAATTCGATCAGTTCAGTCGTAGGAAATTAACTTTGCTTAGgttgcagaatatatatattatttcctttaattaattaattaatctctgcATGCccttcattaatttttttcaaacctTCACTGCCATcataatcacacacacacacatatatgcatatatatatatatatatgtacgggTGCAAGTGATTATTAGAGTCATCCCCCCaaagtttgaaattttatttgattggaGCTCCTGTCAACAAGCAAGCGTTAATTagattgatttttaaatttatttaataaactGGTTATTAGAATACATTAACTTTtcacttttaaatttaaaatctatgAAAAGGAAGGTAAAACTcatttaaagtttatttaatataaattaatccAGTTAAAACTGGACaaacttttaaataaacaaataaagtCGAGTGTTAACTGTtaatctttaaaatttaataaacaagcTTAAACTTTTAAAAGAATAGAGATACGTTGAAAGTTAAATTAAGAAAGTTAATGATGAGTAGAGTAGAGTAGGTAAGAAGATTTGAGAAAAGGGTCTCCTGACATGCACAAGTATGCAAATGCGACAAGAAGTTGAGATTCCAAAGGAAAGTTATAGTCACCTAAGAGCAATAATAAAGGGGTTCTGTTCCCCTAAGAAATTATAGTGCTAGTTTgttatatatatcaacaaaatTAGACTCTAAAAATCTAAGCAAATTACTAGCTATTAATCAAtggtatttaaattttagtccaaattaaaaaattagtcaaTCAAAATGTATAGGGTAGTTTTTGGCCTAAGCCAATTTAAGATTGGTTCAAGACAAAAATTGAACCGTACCCTTAAATAGACTTGTAAATAAGCTGAGTTATTTATTCATGAATAGCTCTACATTAGATTTAATGAAAGATTATTTGCATTTAACTTATGTTATAAACTATGTTACACGAAAATAGAAACGAGAAacgtttttgataaaaaataaaaacatagaaacaaatatttttctaaaaaattgacATAAATAGAGTCCGAAACAAGAATAAGAAATGTGTTggaaacgtttcgaaaacgaGAAAACGACTCCTATAAGGTGTTTCCGTATAACATAGattataaacaaatcaaatttaAGCTCTAATTTAGAACTCGATAAATAAGTTGAGTTCAAGTAAAAGAAAGTTCGACTTGCAAATAAATAtcgtaaaataaatatttttattattatttatccttgtatttgtgataaaaatgtttatgattatttgaataatattaatattttttattatataaaaataaattaaaatgagtttaattttttaaaaaaaaaatgacgagCTCAATCTCATCTTGACAGAACCCATATCATATTAAATGAGTTGGGTCAACCTCAAACTTGTTTAACATTATAAACAAGTTTCTGTCTATCCAAACTCGAGTTCCATAAATCCTTGAATTATTCAAGTTTGAACACATTTTGAAATCGAACCAAGCTCGAACTTACCAGAATCCTTAAATCTCTCTCCCCTGTCCCTGgcttttttttatcatatggTCCGAACATATTGTATGAAAGTTCTGtataaactaaaacaaattCCGTATTGCATAACACTGCTCTTTAGCAACAATTGAAACGCAGGGCATCTTCTTAAGTTTGAGGTTTTGCCACTCAGTGGATGCACAAAATAGCCAACGCTAAAGCATATGTATTCACATTGTGGATGATGACtccatatattttcaattatttatatacaaaaaacCCCACCAAAGATCTTGGTAATGCCATTGTGTGAGTTACAATTATAATCCACTAAGATcaactttctcttttcaaatAAAAAGACAAACCATGTCACTtttaactgatttttttttttttttttgaacttctgtttaaataatattacataaGACGTGCAAAAAGATTTCAATACTCACTATTATCCTTCCCAAAGTCCAATAAGAAGGTTTACCCTCAAATACCAAATACTACTCCTACGGAAAACCTAAACCTTTCGAATTTttgctagtttttttttttaaataatttattttttgctaggTTTACAACAGTAAAAAAACCTCTATTTTATTTGTCTAATAATTACTATCATACTGAATGTAATTTTTATGCTCCTTTCCCATCATCTGGAACAAACTGCTGGCGGATGATCCTCCCCCTTCCAGAGACCTCCATTACACCACAGCAACACCAACCCCCCGACCTCAAAGAAGCCAGCCTCCTGCTATGAGCCTCCCCAGACCCAGTTCCTGGCATCTACTGCATCTCGGAAATCCGGTTCCCCATCTTGAAAGTAGTTTGCGAACCTTTCACATTCTTACCCAATCAATCTGTACGTTCATGCAAAACCCGCGTCCTCTAAGGCTTTGATTGTTTTACGGCGCCACATTGCAGTGTCTGGATCAAATCTCAGCTCCCACATAGGCCAGTAGTGCAAATCCTGTTTCAGTGTTAGTACACGAGGTTTGCCATTCAAATGGACTGTCCTTACCCGAACGAACTCTCCGTCTTCTATTTCCTGTTAAATTGTTAATCAAACAGTAAGAGTTAATATTACAAGTATCAAATGCATTTACCATATGACCCATCCCATCCCATAAGCAAATGGCATTCTGACAGTTGAAAAACAGCCTTCTGGAAACGAACTTTTAGAGTGTGATTATATAACCTAGTACACTTCTATTCTTGCAAAATAAGCCAGAGCGAGAATTAGTAAACTCATCGCAAAATAATCACCAAGCTACCAAATGAAAACAAACTCactcaaaaaaacaaaaacaaaagcagacaacaaaaaaaaagaaaagaaagagcaTTTTTTTGCTAGATAAAGAAAAAGCATTTTTCcagccaaaaataaaaaagaggacGAAGGAAAAAGGATTTTCATAGCAACTAAGAGATGATTGTTTGATTAAAACAATTTGGCACCCAAGCTGACCTGATTCAGAATCTATCAGTTGAATAATTTGATCTTATGTTACTAAAGTATTCTTTGAGCTAGGCTCCAGCAGCTTGAAGTTGCGTTGATCCATTTAGAAGAGTGCTACAatagttaaaaaagaaaatggccATGAATTTTAAATTCGGCATTCTCATGCCAACAATCATAAAACACCGCCAGTGGGAGCCTTGGGGTGAGATCGAAGCCCCAAATACGGACCAACCACTTTACTTATGCTTTTATCATAgttgatataaaatattagtatgGTTCAGATTCAATGAATGAATTCATGTGCATCATCCATTATAATAACAAGCCAGGAATTAGAACAATACttttcaattacaaaaaataaaaaaatatattctaaatTTCTAATCCTCAAGCACATATAACTTGGACAGAGGGTTAAGAATACCTTTGTCACATCAACGAAAGCATCTAAATCTGGAGTTGGTTTCCCATTAACTTCGACAATCCACTGAAGAGCGTATAGACCATATCTATGAACCGGGCTCCCATGACACCatctgaaaattttataaaagccACAAGAAAATTCATTGGTTATAATTAACACAGGAGATGCAGGTTATATAATAGCTGTTCTTTATTTCCCAAGTTAGACATAGAGAGTGGCTAAAGATTGGCTCCCAGTTCCAGGTTGACATGATTTATGGACTCAAAAAATCTAATCTGTGGATAAGCCTGAAAAACTTATCAACAGTCAGCCTGATCCAACTATCGACTGTCTGGATGGGAAATAAAACTTCCAATCAAAGCCAGGTTATAGATTGGGTTATATCAAAATTCAACTAGTGACAGATCCAATTGACTTGCATTATCTGCAAGGCAGGGTTGGAGGGGTGGAGTGGATGTTTGACTGTTACTATTGCTGAGAGCATAATACATCCCCTAGCCAGCAAATAGGCCCCAGTAACAAAAATAGTTCTTTACGGCAAATATTCTAATTCTTGCGGCCACCATCTCCAAACAAATAAAGCCTTGTCAATACAaactaagaaagaaaaaaaaaatccacaccTTGCCACataaacaccatgagcttctTCAGGAAGAAAGCCTAGAGCACGAACTGCTGGGTGAGGATCCTGGACAATACACCCACACCAATTTATAACGCGAGCTGTGCCATTCCCATCCCTTACGTCTGTTCCAACAAGAACCTCGACTTCACATCCCTGCCAGACCCACAAATATCATGCATGAAAATGATCTCTAAACAGCTTTGTATCTAGTACAAGCAAATGGGACCAAAATAAAACTTGGCACTGCACAGTGTCCAATTTTTCTAATCACAACAATGGAAACAGCTTTAGGTGAAGAAAGCCAATACCAAAAGATGatgactttttctttttttcaattttagaaatatgaaatgaaatagCAAGTACAACACAAGATTGGACATAATCAATTAATtgaaatagaaacaaaataataattatgcaGAGAGAGAGGGTGGATATTGTTCCCTTACCTGACGGAAGATGGTCATATTAAGCTTTCCATAATGTTCATTAAATTGGTCCAACACACGACAAGCATCCTCAATATCACCAAAGCATGTGACTGGCTCTTTGTTAATTGCCAAGACCATGTCACCTTGTTCTAATAGATTTTCAGCCTTTGATCCAGCCAAACAACCTTTAACACGTAAGACTTGACGTCTAATTGGATCTTTCTTAACAAGAGCCTACAATAGCAACATAAACCAATGAGTGGTCTGCAGAAATGAAAATCAGGCATTTTCTACCTAAAACCAGGAAGAAGTGTTCATAAGTACAATCTGAATGACATCAGACAGTATGAGGAAGAGAGACAGAAATTTGCAAGTTCTGAGATATTTTTAAGATGAGGCTGTCGTCCTTTCTACCCTTACTTTTTTTAATGATTCTGTAGGGATGGATAAAACCATCTCCTGAGACAATGAAATAGCATGGAGTAGGGTAACAGAGTCATATGTGGTCATCTAACTCTTTATCATATAacatatcaaacattaatcccactatgtggggtggGCTACATTAGTTTCAGATGGTCAAGTAAATTTAACTTCAAATTATTAATCACAACATTTTACAGGCAGCCAATGCAAACCTTTACCTACTTCCCTACCTCAGCTATTGTGCAGTCCTCCAAATGGAGCCAGCAAgcaaaacatcatcaaaatcaacATTGAACAACTCTAAATAGACCTTCTTAGTATGCCTATGAACATGAGCAAGTCATTTTCCCTGTTAAGTGCAACAGATTTTAGTTTGACATAATTCATTTCCGACACCAATCCACTGCATAAATATCATGTGCATAAGCTAACCTGCTTCAAATCATTCAAACACTTCTATCCATGATCTTTCAGACTTTTGAAGTATCTAGTTACAAACCTCGCCAAGTCCATCCTATCCTGGACAAGGTTTTCAAAGGAATAATTATGTACACAGCAATTCATCcattttttatcataataattttgtaaCACCTGTTTTTTAACTCATACACTGAATCCCTCTCAGGCAATCTACACTCTGAATCCATTCATGTAAATGATCCCTTGGATCACAGGCAACAAAACAAATATTCCATAGATTGTTTCCCCCTATACTGAGTGGTGATAAAAAATTTCCTACATCTGTCATCATCTCTTCAGCTCTACAGCATCAAACATATGTCCCCGGAATCCCAGTTTTAACAATCCCTTTCCATTGCTTTTCTGCAAAGAGATTGTTTTCACAACTCGAACCCATGATACTCCAACCACAAAGAATCAATCTTATTCTTCCTACTAAAGCTTGGCCTCCTAATATATGCTTGCTTAATAAAGTCCTGGTCTAGTATGACCTTGTATTATGTCCTTTTTTCAACCTAGAAACAAGAAAAGTCAGGAGAGCTTCCTGCCATGGTTTTAGGGCAGAGCATATGTCCAGTGGTACTTAAGCTCCGGAGTAACGAATAGAAAAATATCCTTGAATTTTCAGCAGGGTGCACAAAACTCCTTGAATTTAATTAGCACAAATTAATTATGTTCAAGAtcagaaatattattaatttgatagCTATGATCAAAAGTAGTAGAAACTTGAGAGCATCTCACTCAACATTCTCAAACTCTTATCACCAATCCAAGTCCACAACTGGCAGAATTCAAGCTTGCATGTGATAACCTCTGCAAAGAATCCTTGAAGCTTTAATATCTAATGAAATCATGAATTCAGCGAGGAAAATTTTCATGGTTTTGAAATAGAAACCAGATTGTTTTGGAGTGATGCTATATGTGCAAGTCTACCAGATCAGATGATCATTCTCTCATTCATTGCACAATGGCTTAGTACGTGTGCAGTTTGCTTTTGTTATAGGTTATATTTGGGTTTCAGAAGGTGATGCAAAAATCTGTTTTCAACCTTTTCCATGCTTGAAGTTTAGGGCGTTTGGATTATAAGTGTCAAAAGACTTCACCAAATTCTTCCCCTTGTGTAATCCTGAGCCAGTGTAAAAAGCACGCATAAGGAATTTTACAGAAAAGGAATACCAGACGGTTTTTTCAAAGGGAACCATTCCCGTCCCTTTTTCATGGAAGAGAGAAGATAGCTCTTTTGTTTTGAGCCTCTCCTTTAACTtggtgatttttaatttttttttacctactGTAGATGTTTAGAGCTGGTCTAGGGGTTTTGCATGTCTGTAGGTGGTTCTGTGTTTTTTGTGCATAGCTCTTCTTCTTTCAGTGTTCAACCCTAAACGTGTCATTGTTGTCACTCCTAACACAACTTAAAAAATAACCTGATTGTGCAGACTAGCAGAACATAACCTTAAAATACTTCTGGATACCGAagtgggaaaaaaaagaaagaaaagagaatagTAATGAAAACATTATACACATAACGGGTgcacaaaatagaaaaaaataaattttatcagcACAACGATTTGTACCTGGACCCATTTATCACTCAGTCCAAAGCTACGGGCCTTGGAAAGCAAAGTTGGATGGAGTTCAACCTCTAAAATCCTGACAAGAGGCATTGGCCTTTTGACACCATTTATGAGAAGATTTGGTCCTTTTGCACCAGAGATGATGTTGTCAAGGACCTGGCTTATTGCATATATTGGAATGCCACGGACAAATTGGTGATCTTCTGATGAACTACAACCATATTTCAGCTGTAATTGGAAATTGACAACTCAGAACAAGTTTCCTTAATGATGCAGGTAACAAGAAAGAGTAAGAAGGACAAACCTGTGCTGAAAAGCTTCCCCAAATAGCCTGCACCCGTCCTTGCTCATCTGCGAGCACACCCGAAAATGTACTGCCAAAATCTGAAATCATGCCaagaaagaatcaaaaaagaaaacattatgCAGCACCAAAAATAAGTTAAGAAACATTTTGGGCCATGAAGAGTACAATTTACCAGTATCGAGCTCAATGACTTCCATGTTTGTTGCTCTGTAGCGTGGACAATCAGCAGACGCAATATTCAAAGCAGCATAAGGATTGGTGACAACAGATTTTCTTGATGTTGCTTGCAGGCTTCtacttaatcccactagatagACAGCATCTCCACGACGCAATGGAGGCTCTGTCAATAGAACTCATAATAAAATCTCCTAtcgaaaaggaaaagaaaagagaactaGCATAGAGCATCTCATTGATGTAATTTGTAAccttaaaaatatagattacataagagaatgaaaaaaaaaaagaaagaagtacCCATTTAGATATATTATCTTTCTTCCAATTGCCATTAATAGAATAGAGTCCTATGTAAGTGCATTAACTTCAATCATTTTAATGCTCGTTAATTTGATACAACTCTGCACTTtatcataaacaaaatataatgcAGTATAAattgacgcagcgtgtagcgcgagtgtgaagaaaacacaccaaaataaacacttgaaagagcaaacttcaatagccgaagcttggctttcaagaagacgcaaaaacaagactgttttgctaagaaaacccaaataggttgctgaaatttgattaataaaaacttgattacaaactctagattctaggcatatttatagtatttggctaatccaaatccatctaatatttggaaaacaaaatccaattagaattctaatagaaataaatcctaaataaaatttaactagaatcctaataaaaataaaactctaatcaaacatgaagtagaatcctaaatcaagtagaaacatgaaatagaatcctaaatcaagtagaaatataaagtagaatcctaaatcaagtagaattctaaaacttaagaagtattaaaataacattatggcactactattttggtaaTACTATTCCGGTTTAATTGGAtcagccttgggccgagtcttgattggtgaccgcatcattcaccttcacttgagaaaaaattcgacctcgaattttgatcctgtttggacaaatccacatccgataagtacgaagagagattagccactttgaatgtttagaaatacccatatgattaggcaaatccacaacataagcattgtcattggtcttctttggaatcttaggaccatacttctttggcttgaacttgttaTGCTTTCCTGTTGGAATTCGTTCcttcttcaaaaagatcataacttcatctccaatctcaaataccttgtgcttcctatgcttgtcagctgttgccttatatttcttatttgtgcaacttttgcttgacatcttcctaaaccgcttgaacttttctgctaagagaacatgagcaaagacattcctccccttcttagccatatcagcattggcatgggtccaatcatcaccatgtttgttgccttctgcctccattgcattattactgttagattgaggatgttgaaccttccatcttgagcgcttctctaatctagtagatcttattgccttcgattcaaccatgccagatcttgaataaactgtagaaggatttgctaccatgacctccatctcctttacagtagC from Diospyros lotus cultivar Yz01 chromosome 6, ASM1463336v1, whole genome shotgun sequence encodes:
- the LOC127803716 gene encoding leucine-rich repeat extensin-like protein 1 — its product is MSSSTYQSGSDRQILLTMLILFAGLATVPANAASPVKKIDEPNAGVKCGACPCVNPCNQQQPPPPPPSFPSSQYCAPTPPMAMTPPPPRFVYFTDPRGYLYQRDPFDLPIYSSADWNLASPPVLVGFGFLQLLLAALW